One Felis catus isolate Fca126 chromosome D1, F.catus_Fca126_mat1.0, whole genome shotgun sequence DNA segment encodes these proteins:
- the LOC123380286 gene encoding olfactory receptor 4A47-like: protein MESKNNVTFFVLLGLTQDGKEQKFLFVIFLLFYILTVVGNLLIVVTIAVSKTLGSPMYLFLANLSFMDVTYSSCISPRLISDLFFGENTISFQSCMTQLFTEHLFGGSEVILLLVMAYDRYVAICKPLRYLVVMRQEVCVVLLVGSWVGGFLHSAIQVSTIYSLPFCGPNVIDHFICEMYPLLRLACTDTYVIGLLVVANGGMMCTIVFVLLLISYGVILHSLKNLSLEGRRKALQTCGSHITVVVFFFVPCIFMYVRPAKTFPIDKSVSVFFTVITPMLNPLIYTLRNSEMTNAMKKLWMRNVVSVGV from the coding sequence ATGGAATCAAAGAACAACGTAACTTTCTTTGTCCTCCTGGGCCTCACACAggatggaaaagaacagaagttTCTGTTTGTTATATTCTTGCTCTTCTATATTTTGACGGTGGTGGGCAACCTGCTCATTGTGGTGACTATAGCTGTCAGTAAGACCCTGGGCTCCCCTATGTACTTGTTTCTTGCTAACTTATCCTTTATGGATGtcacttattcatcttgcatttCCCCCAGATTGATTTCGGACTTGTTCTTTGGGGAAAATACCATATCCTTCCAATCTTGTATGACCCAGCTATTTACAGAGCACCTTTTCGGTGGATCAGAGGTCATTCTTCTGCTGGTGATGGCTtatgaccgctatgtggccatctgtaaGCCCTTGCGTTATTTGGTTGTCATGAGGCAAGAGGTGTGTGTTGTGCTGCTGGTAGGGTCCTGGGTTGGAGGTTTTTTGCATTCAGCCATTCAAGTTAGCACGATTTATAGTCTCCCATTCTGTGGTCCCAATGTCATTGatcatttcatctgtgaaatgtacCCCTTACTGAGACTTGCCTGTACTGACACATATGTCATTGGCCTGTTAGTGGTGGCCAACGGAGGGATGATGTGCACAATTGTGTTTGTGCTCTTGCTCATCTCTTACGGTGTCATCTTGCACTCTCTAAAGAACCTTAGTCTGGAAGGGAGGCGGAAAGCCCTCCAGACCTGTGGTTCCCACATCACTGTGGTGGTCTTCTTCTTTGTGCCATGTATTTTCATGTACGTGAGACCTGCTAAGACCTTCCCCATTGACAAATCAGTGAGTGTGTTTTTTACAGTTATAACCCCTATGCTGAACCCCCTGATCTATACTCTGAGAAATTCTGAGATGACAAATGCGATGAAGAAGCTCTGGATGAGAAATGTCGTATCTGTTGGTGTATAA